The Clostridium septicum genome contains a region encoding:
- a CDS encoding cadherin-like beta sandwich domain-containing protein: MKTEFNKIKQKILRLLSITIVATMGATMASPTFKSNAEENTNVKTINVTDFGADPSGKNDSALAIYNALEEAKKLSEPVIINFPKGEYSIYKDYAQEREYHTSNTNSIENPMKKIGILIEGQKDLTIEGNDSLFVIHGDMMALAVVKSENIKLRNFAWDFEVPTTTEMTVKDIGVENGKKYVDYFIPSNFKYEIVDNNTNILWTSEKSPYTGEYYWTQKGHHNAWSVVIYNPKTEITRRHSLSEGPFNGVRDIKKTSENTVRITYNNNIPVGQTLGVVNEMCASTHRHTAGAFIWESKNTSIENVNVHYMDGFGWLTQMSENVTFDTVNFMPRVGTGKYTTSFADLIHVSGAKGKISIKNSNFSHAHDDPINIHGTFTRVEEKIDNRTLKLKYIHGQQGGFPQYYVGDKVAFFTRDTLESPSREEVLYEVVESSQPGENGNDLKTMIVKFNKDLPEDINSKIGNQPKYVAENVTYTPELEIVNNVFHTIPTRGILATTRKPVLIEGNTFKNMSMASIFLSNDSNEWYESGPIRDMTIRNNEFHITDTGQTEWADAPAVFIHPVTLGGKLPSSDTPIHKNITIEENEFYMNASRVVTAESVENLTIRNNKVFRENPNVTLNLTSPKSELKIGDNLLLDLDANGNVNSGNNREVFSFKACKNVVIEGNSYDDGLIKNAIVRDMPLEYVNNNDSGLTLNGSGQVSPPTSNIKYVTLNPEVIIVDNNGKVNAVGAGTGKVIAYYIWNDTEIKSNEIEFTVLSDEAVKPEEFEIVNGDNEKIEIKDGEIQFEAIVKPESLASSIMWSVKNIDNTATDKATISENGLFTAKKEGFVIVNATLNGISKSRVVRISFSEDEGLSYSFNILNENNEKWESINDTELKITMERGDLYNSDNSAKNIFLYNLPGNIDKDNMRLSVKISNLPLKTNNRWDSVGVYLFKDADNYTSIGKKSHFNGVVSVKETNGSAVENDKNVNVQESTLIFDLYKNNNQLVINYKTPNGNWIEWGTIDATEISNDYKIGFAAWNHDGRATDVNISEFKVANGSEYDKDSIKTLNSIKFTGVSNIEPSVREVNLNKSEAKVSETVSVDYLYSDLEGHNEGDSIYRWQLKNNDNTEDYFTQEKNFVPNSIGKLSCTVYPVDEHGKVGEGVKSNEIFIVNREEIVSNADLEFININNSVIDSFDKDKVNYQYNSISNQESLKLNVKSYEENSNIVITVDGEELIKGLGNISGNIKVNKEKDIIIKVVSPNGENEKVYSINIKKYNNNFSKISSISIPELNLNESGNLNDVYTLSTSYDTKSITLNISSEEIIGNINLYSTEYRNPVNNNLNQHNEFQGTVDLKVGNNTFYVEGVGKDGKTKSKHIINILRTSDSKTELSDIKINGKTIEDFSSDKLKYLIKSN, from the coding sequence ATGAAAACGGAATTTAATAAAATTAAACAAAAGATTCTAAGGCTACTTTCTATAACAATAGTTGCAACAATGGGAGCCACTATGGCATCACCAACATTTAAAAGTAATGCAGAAGAAAATACTAATGTAAAAACAATTAATGTAACTGATTTTGGAGCTGATCCAAGCGGAAAAAATGATAGTGCATTAGCTATTTATAATGCATTAGAAGAAGCTAAAAAGCTTAGTGAACCTGTTATTATTAACTTTCCTAAAGGAGAATATAGTATTTATAAAGATTATGCTCAGGAAAGAGAGTATCACACTTCAAATACAAATAGTATAGAAAATCCAATGAAGAAAATAGGAATTTTAATAGAAGGACAAAAGGATTTAACTATTGAAGGAAATGATTCTTTATTTGTTATCCATGGAGATATGATGGCACTAGCAGTAGTAAAATCAGAAAATATAAAACTTAGAAATTTTGCTTGGGATTTTGAAGTTCCAACAACTACAGAAATGACTGTAAAAGATATTGGTGTTGAAAATGGTAAAAAATATGTTGATTATTTTATACCATCAAATTTTAAATATGAAATTGTAGATAATAATACAAATATTCTTTGGACAAGTGAAAAAAGTCCATATACAGGTGAGTATTATTGGACACAAAAGGGACATCATAATGCTTGGTCAGTAGTTATATATAATCCTAAAACAGAAATTACAAGAAGACATTCATTAAGCGAAGGACCATTCAATGGAGTAAGGGATATTAAAAAAACAAGTGAAAATACAGTAAGAATAACTTATAACAATAATATTCCAGTAGGACAAACATTAGGTGTTGTAAACGAAATGTGTGCAAGTACTCATAGGCATACAGCAGGAGCTTTTATTTGGGAAAGTAAGAATACTAGTATAGAAAATGTAAATGTTCATTATATGGATGGATTTGGATGGCTTACTCAAATGAGTGAAAATGTAACTTTCGATACAGTTAATTTTATGCCAAGAGTAGGAACTGGAAAGTACACTACAAGCTTTGCAGACTTAATACATGTATCAGGAGCAAAGGGAAAAATAAGTATAAAAAATTCGAATTTTTCCCATGCCCATGATGATCCTATAAACATTCATGGTACTTTTACAAGAGTTGAAGAAAAAATAGATAATAGAACTTTAAAGCTTAAATATATACATGGACAGCAAGGTGGATTCCCTCAATATTATGTAGGAGATAAGGTAGCATTTTTTACAAGAGATACTTTAGAGTCACCTAGCAGAGAAGAAGTACTTTATGAAGTTGTTGAAAGTAGTCAACCTGGAGAAAATGGAAACGATTTAAAGACTATGATAGTTAAATTTAACAAGGATTTACCTGAGGATATTAACAGTAAAATTGGAAATCAACCTAAGTATGTTGCAGAAAATGTAACATATACTCCAGAGCTTGAAATAGTAAATAACGTATTTCATACAATTCCGACTAGAGGAATACTTGCAACAACTAGAAAGCCTGTTTTAATAGAAGGAAATACTTTTAAAAATATGTCTATGGCAAGTATTTTCTTATCAAATGATTCAAATGAATGGTATGAGTCAGGTCCAATTAGAGATATGACAATAAGAAATAATGAGTTTCACATTACTGATACTGGACAAACAGAATGGGCAGATGCTCCAGCAGTATTTATACATCCTGTTACTTTAGGAGGCAAATTACCAAGTTCAGATACCCCTATTCATAAAAATATAACTATAGAAGAAAATGAATTCTATATGAATGCTAGTCGTGTTGTTACAGCAGAAAGTGTTGAAAATCTAACAATAAGAAATAATAAAGTATTTAGAGAAAATCCAAATGTAACACTTAATTTAACATCACCTAAAAGTGAATTAAAAATAGGAGATAATTTACTATTAGATTTAGATGCAAATGGAAATGTAAATAGCGGAAATAATAGAGAGGTATTTTCATTTAAAGCATGTAAAAATGTAGTGATTGAAGGTAATAGTTATGATGATGGTTTAATAAAAAATGCAATTGTAAGAGATATGCCATTAGAGTATGTTAACAATAATGATAGTGGTTTAACCTTAAATGGAAGTGGACAAGTATCACCACCAACATCAAATATAAAATATGTAACTCTTAACCCTGAGGTAATTATTGTTGATAATAATGGAAAAGTAAATGCAGTTGGAGCAGGTACTGGTAAAGTTATAGCATATTATATTTGGAATGACACAGAAATAAAATCAAATGAAATAGAATTTACTGTATTATCTGATGAGGCCGTAAAGCCAGAAGAGTTCGAAATAGTTAATGGAGATAATGAAAAGATAGAGATTAAAGATGGTGAAATCCAATTTGAAGCCATAGTTAAGCCAGAAAGTTTAGCTTCTAGTATTATGTGGTCAGTAAAAAATATAGATAATACAGCTACAGATAAAGCTACAATTTCAGAAAATGGACTATTTACAGCTAAAAAAGAAGGATTTGTTATTGTAAATGCTACTTTAAATGGTATCTCTAAAAGTAGAGTAGTTAGAATATCATTTTCAGAAGATGAAGGACTATCATATAGTTTTAATATATTAAATGAGAATAATGAAAAGTGGGAAAGTATAAATGATACAGAGCTTAAAATAACTATGGAAAGAGGAGATCTTTATAATAGCGATAATAGTGCTAAAAATATATTCCTTTATAATTTACCGGGAAATATAGATAAAGACAATATGAGATTAAGTGTTAAAATATCAAATCTTCCGTTAAAAACAAATAATAGATGGGATTCAGTAGGAGTATATTTATTTAAAGATGCTGATAACTATACATCTATAGGAAAGAAATCTCACTTTAATGGTGTAGTATCTGTAAAAGAAACTAATGGCTCAGCAGTAGAAAATGATAAAAATGTAAATGTTCAAGAATCTACTTTAATTTTTGATTTATACAAAAACAATAACCAGTTAGTTATAAATTATAAAACACCAAATGGAAACTGGATAGAATGGGGAACAATAGATGCAACTGAAATATCTAATGATTATAAAATAGGCTTTGCAGCATGGAATCATGATGGAAGAGCTACAGATGTTAATATTTCTGAATTTAAAGTTGCAAATGGAAGTGAGTATGATAAAGACAGTATAAAAACATTAAATAGTATTAAGTTTACAGGAGTTAGTAACATAGAGCCATCAGTAAGAGAAGTTAACTTAAATAAGTCAGAAGCTAAAGTTTCAGAAACTGTATCAGTAGATTATTTGTATAGTGATTTAGAAGGTCATAATGAAGGGGATAGTATTTATAGATGGCAATTAAAAAATAATGATAATACTGAAGATTATTTTACACAAGAGAAGAATTTTGTACCTAATTCAATAGGAAAACTATCTTGTACGGTATATCCTGTAGATGAACATGGAAAAGTTGGAGAAGGGGTTAAAAGTAATGAAATATTTATAGTTAACAGAGAAGAAATTGTTAGTAATGCTGATTTAGAGTTTATAAATATAAATAATTCAGTTATAGATAGTTTTGATAAAGATAAAGTAAATTATCAGTATAATTCAATAAGTAATCAAGAAAGCTTAAAGTTAAATGTAAAATCATATGAGGAAAATAGTAATATAGTTATAACTGTAGATGGAGAAGAGTTAATTAAGGGGTTAGGAAATATTAGTGGAAATATTAAAGTAAATAAAGAAAAGGATATTATAATAAAGGTAGTATCACCAAATGGAGAAAATGAAAAAGTATATTCAATAAATATTAAAAAGTATAATAATAATTTTTCAAAGATAAGTTCAATATCAATTCCAGAACTTAATTTAAATGAAAGTGGAAATCTTAATGATGTATATACTTTAAGCACTTCCTATGATACCAAAAGTATTACTTTAAATATTTCATCAGAGGAAATAATAGGTAATATAAATTTATATTCAACAGAATATAGAAATCCTGTTAATAATAATTTAAATCAGCATAATGAATTTCAAGGAACTGTTGATTTAAAAGTTGGGAATAATACTTTTTATGTAGAGGGTGTTGGAAAAGATGGTAAAACCAAGAGTAAGCACATTATAAATATACTTCGTACATCAGATAGTAAAACAGAGTTAAGTGATATAAAAATAAATGGTAAAACAATAGAAGATTTTTCAAGTGATAAGTTAAAATATTTAATTAAATCTAATTAA
- a CDS encoding MutS-related protein → MFAKKEMLNSLKKYYREEKQSKREINLVNEYFYMGEDGEYTLDDQTWSDLDMDSVFYEMDRTYSSVGESILYKMLRNPLMNEKELKERDKIINILKEDKDLRAEIQSIFFKLGFDKKNKFLKMINSNLISNKFKEIVYPLLGTLPIIFILLIIFSTNKIIFFYLFAISVVLNCNISFREKKNIHTDGLTYLNDILIAGKKTSKIKCKEIIDDKYEINNIYKKLKYFRSNTRLCNLMSVYGGIFEGLGIVFLVLESSYYGVTRELKKNKKSILDLYEALGEIEACISIGIYQEILEYTYCEPKFIKDVKLNIEEGVHPLLENGVPNTILLNKKGVVLTGTNMSGKSTFLRMLGVNVILAQTFYFAIASKYECCFLNIVSSISPNDDIGQGKSYYMAEAEAILRIIKSLEKPVPVFCIIDEIFRGTNPVERISSSMAILKYIGDATALTFVATHDRELTDSLKDNYDFYYFSEDVDSEEGLSFDYKLKSGVSKTRNAIKLLEYIGYPKLIIDNAKKYAKELEEII, encoded by the coding sequence ATGTTTGCTAAAAAAGAAATGTTAAATTCTTTAAAAAAATATTATAGAGAAGAAAAGCAAAGTAAGAGAGAGATTAATTTAGTTAATGAATATTTTTATATGGGAGAAGATGGTGAGTACACTTTAGATGATCAAACTTGGAGTGACTTAGACATGGATAGTGTATTTTATGAAATGGATAGAACCTATTCAAGTGTTGGAGAATCTATTTTATATAAAATGTTAAGAAATCCATTAATGAATGAAAAGGAATTAAAGGAAAGAGATAAGATTATTAATATATTAAAAGAAGATAAAGATTTAAGAGCAGAAATTCAATCTATTTTCTTTAAATTAGGATTTGATAAGAAAAATAAGTTTTTAAAAATGATAAATTCTAATTTAATTAGTAATAAATTTAAAGAAATAGTTTATCCATTATTAGGGACATTACCTATTATATTTATTCTTTTAATTATTTTTTCAACTAATAAAATTATTTTCTTTTATCTTTTTGCTATAAGTGTAGTTTTGAATTGTAATATAAGCTTTAGAGAGAAAAAAAATATACATACAGATGGATTAACTTACCTTAATGATATATTAATTGCAGGTAAAAAGACATCTAAAATAAAGTGTAAAGAAATTATAGATGATAAGTATGAGATAAATAATATTTATAAAAAATTAAAATATTTTAGAAGTAATACTAGACTTTGTAATTTAATGAGTGTTTATGGTGGAATCTTTGAAGGCTTAGGAATAGTCTTTTTAGTATTAGAAAGCTCTTATTATGGAGTAACTAGGGAATTGAAGAAAAATAAAAAGTCTATACTAGATTTATATGAGGCTTTAGGAGAAATAGAAGCATGTATATCTATAGGGATTTATCAAGAAATATTAGAATATACATATTGTGAGCCTAAATTTATAAAAGATGTTAAATTAAATATAGAAGAAGGGGTTCATCCATTATTAGAAAATGGAGTTCCTAACACAATATTGCTAAATAAAAAAGGTGTTGTATTAACAGGAACAAATATGTCAGGTAAATCTACATTTTTAAGGATGTTAGGTGTAAATGTAATCTTAGCACAAACATTTTATTTTGCTATAGCTTCTAAATATGAATGTTGCTTTTTAAATATAGTATCATCAATAAGCCCAAATGATGATATAGGACAAGGTAAAAGCTATTATATGGCAGAAGCAGAGGCTATTTTAAGAATAATAAAATCCTTAGAGAAGCCTGTACCAGTATTTTGTATTATAGATGAAATATTTAGAGGAACTAACCCTGTTGAAAGAATTTCATCATCAATGGCAATATTAAAATATATAGGGGATGCAACAGCTTTAACTTTTGTAGCAACTCATGATAGAGAACTTACGGATTCGTTAAAAGATAATTATGATTTTTATTATTTTTCAGAAGATGTTGACTCAGAAGAGGGTTTATCCTTTGATTATAAATTAAAGTCTGGTGTTTCAAAAACAAGAAATGCAATAAAATTATTAGAATATATTGGATATCCAAAATTAATAATAGATAATGCAAAAAAATATGCTAAAGAATTAGAGGAAATAATTTAA
- a CDS encoding FUSC family protein, translated as MTKGKIISNTITFIGIMVFINIFQKMFGSENTLVGVAVITASLTLLERDLTIEPFKNLTRLLALNLVLGYFAFWSSNNIWLGIVLNFISLFMIAYLLSYKLRKSIVVPFGLQYLFMLFSPVYGEGFKNRILSLIFGAFFIMALQFLTNKDKLSKVGGKKVHKIYHELLVKISILKIGGTRESKKLNKVNINILEDINNIKRMVYDKRINNFYLTNHGKITTNIVCTLERLNILLDTIELQRDKNDYILFLGDMYNVISKIQDSTLKLEDLEALEEKYKDSDLNKIHVHEFVVLIEELIENLLEIFNLDKASRNVVDTSISVPDNFKKITLHKRDLKFDSVKLTYAIKLAVAGSLTAFLTGYFNLSEGRWMCYTIFSLIQPYSETCKSKASQRLQGTLIGAIIIFVAFNLIENQTARLFIILLAGYLNPFATSYRNAIICVTVSAVAGAAIIDGTNKFVINRIIFVGIGTIISLIINRYILPYKIEDGKKDLIKTYGEVINHMFNSMGDRNLDESIRNLFLIPSLIEEKLKITNFGTQSLEEKEFIYNQRRLVNSIYHYHTLIKENKDVRKNLSSIIDKIKELTQQENCDYDFVISKINQRIKIAKDDREVILLKNIISIIENNKRMESFIGS; from the coding sequence ATGACAAAAGGAAAAATAATATCTAATACAATAACATTCATAGGAATAATGGTATTTATAAATATTTTTCAAAAAATGTTCGGATCAGAGAACACTCTTGTTGGAGTTGCAGTTATTACAGCAAGTTTAACTTTATTAGAAAGGGACTTAACTATAGAACCATTTAAGAACTTAACTAGATTATTAGCATTAAACTTAGTTTTAGGATATTTTGCTTTTTGGTCAAGTAATAATATTTGGCTAGGAATTGTTCTTAATTTTATATCATTATTTATGATAGCATATTTATTAAGCTATAAATTGAGAAAATCTATAGTAGTACCTTTTGGTCTTCAATATTTATTTATGTTATTTTCACCAGTATATGGTGAAGGTTTTAAAAATAGAATTTTATCATTAATATTTGGAGCATTCTTTATAATGGCTTTACAATTTTTAACTAACAAAGACAAGCTTTCTAAAGTGGGAGGTAAGAAAGTTCATAAAATATATCATGAGCTTTTAGTTAAAATTAGTATATTAAAAATTGGAGGCACAAGAGAAAGTAAAAAGTTAAACAAAGTTAATATAAATATATTAGAAGATATTAATAATATAAAAAGAATGGTATATGATAAAAGAATTAATAACTTTTATCTTACTAATCATGGTAAAATAACAACTAATATCGTTTGTACATTAGAAAGATTAAATATATTATTAGATACCATAGAACTTCAACGAGATAAAAATGATTATATATTATTTTTAGGTGATATGTACAATGTAATAAGTAAAATTCAAGATAGTACTTTAAAATTAGAAGATTTAGAAGCATTAGAAGAAAAGTATAAAGATAGTGACTTAAATAAAATACATGTACATGAATTTGTTGTGTTAATTGAAGAGTTAATTGAAAATTTATTAGAAATATTTAATTTAGATAAAGCAAGTAGAAATGTTGTAGATACTAGTATTTCAGTACCAGATAATTTTAAGAAAATCACTTTGCATAAAAGGGATTTAAAGTTTGATTCAGTTAAACTCACTTATGCAATTAAGCTGGCAGTTGCAGGTTCATTAACAGCATTTTTAACAGGTTATTTTAACTTATCAGAAGGAAGATGGATGTGTTATACTATATTTTCATTAATCCAACCTTATTCAGAAACATGTAAATCAAAGGCAAGTCAAAGACTTCAAGGTACATTAATTGGAGCAATAATAATTTTTGTGGCATTTAATTTAATAGAAAATCAAACAGCGAGACTTTTTATAATACTTCTTGCAGGATATTTAAATCCTTTTGCAACTAGTTATAGAAATGCAATTATATGTGTTACAGTATCAGCAGTGGCTGGAGCTGCAATAATAGATGGTACAAACAAGTTTGTTATCAATAGAATAATATTTGTTGGTATAGGAACTATAATATCTTTAATTATAAACAGATATATATTGCCATATAAAATAGAAGATGGTAAAAAAGATTTAATTAAAACTTATGGGGAAGTTATAAATCATATGTTCAATAGTATGGGTGATAGGAATTTAGATGAAAGTATTAGAAACTTATTTTTAATTCCATCATTAATTGAAGAAAAATTAAAAATAACTAATTTTGGAACACAGTCTTTAGAAGAAAAAGAGTTTATATATAATCAAAGAAGACTTGTAAATAGCATATATCATTACCATACATTAATTAAAGAAAATAAAGATGTAAGAAAAAATTTAAGTAGCATAATAGATAAAATAAAAGAATTAACACAACAAGAGAACTGTGATTATGATTTTGTAATTTCAAAAATAAATCAGCGTATAAAAATAGCAAAAGATGATAGAGAAGTAATATTACTTAAAAATATAATTAGTATAATTGAGAATAATAAAAGAATGGAAAGCTTTATTGGAAGCTAA
- a CDS encoding MFS transporter codes for MATSYGTDLGISMTSLLIILLLTQFVAFPFTILYGKLSKKIGTKNLIYVGIITYTIICIYGYFIKTTLDFWILAMAVGSAQGGIQAISRSYFAKLVPKEKSAEFFGFYSIFGKFAAVLGPFLVGLVIQVTGKSNNGILSLVVLFIIGFIIMLKVPNIEN; via the coding sequence ATGGCTACATCTTATGGAACAGATCTTGGAATTTCAATGACATCTTTATTAATAATCTTACTTCTTACTCAGTTTGTAGCATTCCCATTTACAATTTTATATGGAAAATTATCTAAGAAAATAGGAACAAAAAATTTAATATATGTAGGAATAATAACTTATACAATAATTTGTATTTACGGATATTTTATTAAAACAACTTTGGATTTTTGGATTTTAGCAATGGCTGTAGGTTCAGCTCAAGGTGGAATACAAGCTATTTCTAGATCTTACTTTGCAAAATTAGTACCAAAGGAAAAATCAGCAGAATTCTTTGGGTTCTACAGTATATTTGGAAAGTTCGCAGCAGTTCTTGGACCATTTTTAGTTGGATTAGTTATTCAAGTAACAGGGAAATCAAATAATGGAATATTAAGTTTAGTAGTATTATTTATAATAGGATTTATTATAATGTTAAAGGTTCCTAATATAGAAAATTAG
- a CDS encoding MFS transporter, which translates to MSKLSKEEKSWILYDWANSAYSMTITATILPIYFKMVAENGGMSSSTSTAFWGYSISISTFLVVMLAPILGNIADYKGNKKKFFNIFFILGVISTIFLAFIPTNTPVLLLFAYVITVLGFSGANIFYDSFLVDVTTEDRMDYVSSMGYGMGYIYF; encoded by the coding sequence ATGAGTAAATTAAGTAAGGAAGAGAAAAGTTGGATTCTTTATGATTGGGCTAATTCTGCATATTCAATGACTATAACAGCAACTATTTTACCAATTTATTTTAAAATGGTTGCTGAAAATGGAGGAATGTCTTCATCTACTTCAACTGCATTTTGGGGATACTCTATTTCTATATCTACTTTTCTTGTAGTAATGCTAGCTCCTATTTTAGGTAATATAGCAGATTATAAAGGTAATAAGAAGAAATTTTTTAATATATTTTTTATTTTAGGAGTAATTTCAACTATATTTCTAGCATTTATACCAACTAACACACCTGTATTACTATTATTTGCTTATGTAATAACTGTACTTGGCTTTTCAGGAGCAAATATATTTTATGATTCATTTTTAGTAGATGTAACAACAGAAGATAGAATGGATTATGTTTCATCTATGGGATATGGAATGGGGTATATATATTTTTAA
- a CDS encoding alkaline phosphatase family protein, protein MQTKHLIVISFDGVSSEDIEILGELPNFSKLIKGGALIKNVETIYPSLTYPAHATIVTGCYPNKHGIINNTLLEFGDENPNWYWYRKYIKKETIFDLAEKKGLKTCSILWPVTGRSKITYNMPEICCTKSWHNQIIMSALAGTISYQLPLNKKYGSLRKGISQPYLDNFSMEVAKDTIINRKPNLMLLHLVDVDSQRHYTGYKSKEVKEALIRHDKRLGEIIDTLKEANILEESTIVALGDHSQIDVDKIIRINSLFTEKNLITLDGRGKLKDYKAIAKNCDGSSYIYLKDKNDNKVKEEVKKILEEANSTYNNPFEFILDSNEAENLGADPNCDFMVEGNFGYSFIDEVTGDFIEKIKEEDIGEKPHRVKATHGYFPKKENYTTFFIAYGNSIKKGFTLENGSLINHGPTLARILGLELKDIDGNIEEKIFNI, encoded by the coding sequence TTGCAGACAAAGCACTTAATAGTTATATCTTTTGATGGTGTATCTTCAGAGGATATAGAGATATTAGGTGAATTACCTAATTTTTCAAAGCTTATTAAAGGAGGAGCTTTAATTAAAAATGTAGAAACTATTTATCCATCTTTAACTTATCCAGCCCATGCAACTATAGTTACAGGATGCTATCCCAATAAACATGGGATAATAAACAATACATTACTTGAATTTGGAGATGAAAACCCAAATTGGTATTGGTATAGAAAATATATAAAAAAGGAAACTATTTTTGATTTAGCAGAGAAAAAAGGATTAAAAACTTGTTCCATATTATGGCCAGTTACAGGTAGAAGTAAAATAACTTACAATATGCCCGAAATATGTTGTACTAAATCATGGCATAATCAAATAATTATGTCAGCTTTAGCTGGAACAATATCTTATCAATTACCTCTTAATAAAAAATATGGAAGCTTAAGAAAAGGAATATCTCAGCCTTATTTAGATAATTTCTCTATGGAAGTAGCTAAAGATACTATAATTAACAGAAAACCTAATTTAATGCTTTTACATTTAGTTGATGTTGATAGTCAAAGACATTATACAGGTTATAAAAGTAAAGAAGTTAAAGAAGCTTTAATTAGACATGACAAAAGACTTGGAGAGATAATTGATACTCTAAAAGAGGCTAATATTTTAGAAGAAAGTACAATTGTTGCTTTAGGGGATCATAGTCAAATAGATGTAGATAAAATCATAAGGATAAATTCTTTATTTACAGAAAAAAACTTAATTACTTTAGATGGAAGAGGGAAATTAAAGGATTATAAAGCTATTGCAAAAAATTGCGATGGTAGTAGTTACATATATTTAAAAGATAAAAATGATAATAAAGTAAAAGAAGAAGTAAAAAAGATTTTAGAAGAGGCAAACTCAACTTATAATAATCCTTTTGAATTTATATTAGATTCTAATGAGGCAGAAAATCTAGGCGCAGATCCTAATTGTGATTTTATGGTAGAAGGAAACTTCGGATATTCTTTTATAGATGAAGTTACAGGAGATTTTATAGAAAAGATAAAGGAAGAAGATATAGGGGAAAAGCCTCATAGAGTTAAGGCAACTCATGGATATTTTCCGAAAAAAGAAAACTATACAACATTTTTTATTGCTTATGGAAATAGTATTAAAAAGGGATTTACTTTAGAAAATGGAAGTTTAATAAATCATGGACCTACATTAGCTAGAATTTTAGGATTAGAGCTTAAAGATATTGACGGAAATATTGAGGAAAAAATATTTAATATCTAG